One Anthonomus grandis grandis chromosome 15, icAntGran1.3, whole genome shotgun sequence DNA segment encodes these proteins:
- the LOC126744890 gene encoding glycerol-3-phosphate dehydrogenase, mitochondrial isoform X2, translating into MAAKVGKIAVLGLTGTAGAGLATYLLFKEQNENWPSVNAQKSSQRLKRPLPTRNEQIKSLQTDKFDIIVVGGGATGAGCALDAVTRGLKTALIEADDFASGTSSRSTKLIHGGVRYLQKAIMQLDYEQYRMVKEALHERAAMLEQAPHLAHPLPIMLPVYTWWQVPYFWFGIKMYDLVAGGKTLKSSYYLSKKNALELFPMLKGNALCGGIVYYDGQQDDARMNLAIAITAARMGATVANHVKVTSLLKEKNSEGREVICGVTCRDEMTGKTWSVPTKCVINATGPFTDSIRKMDNPKVKEICSPSSGVHITLPGYYSPEQMGLLDPATSDGRVIFFLPWQKHTIAGTTDLPCQVTHNPKPTEDEIMFILEEVKNYLNPDVEVRRGDVLSAWSGIRPLVSDPNKPDTQSLARNHIVHVSDSNLVTIAGGKWTTYRSMAEETIDAAIAACKLEDICSQKKSQTDGLLLEGAHEWTPTMYIRLVQDFGLECEVAQHLAKSYGDRAFAVAKMANLTGKRWPIIGKKIHPEFPYIDAEVRYGCREYAMTAIDMIARRVRLAFLNVQAAQEALPDIINIMAEELNWSEDEKKKQTKLATEFLQNEMGQNVNRASRDKIPINLSKEEIQLYIKRFQIIDKDRKGYVSINDIRRSLKSLGMKLTDEEIHTLLRDINLTFNGQLEMADYLQMMSAIKSGHVTYSRFARMAELEEQKHEREMLKKNISVERSGGGL; encoded by the exons atggcagccaaAGTTGGTAAAATTGCTGTACTAGGACTAACGGGCACCGCCGGAGCTGGTTTAGCCACATACCTATTGTTTAAAGAACAAAATGAAAAC TGGCCCTCGGTAAATGCCCAAAAATCCTCCCAAAGACTGAAGCGCCCGCTGCCGACGCGTAATGAACAAATTAAATCCCTACAAACTGACAAGTTTGACATTATTGTAGTAGGAGGGGGAGCTACCGGTGCGGGATGCGCCCTAGACGCGGTTACTAGAGGCTTAAAAACGGCCCTTATTGAAGCTGATGACTTTGCTAGCGGAACTAGTAGTAGGAGTACTAAGTTAATCCATGGAGGTGTaag aTATCTCCAGAAAGCCATTATGCAATTAGATTACGAGCAATATAGAATGGTAAAAGAGGCACTTCACGAAAGAGCGGCAATGCTGGAACAAGCTCCTCATCTAGCACACCCGTTACCCATTATGTTGCCTGTATATAC ttGGTGGCAAGTTCCATACTTCTGGTTCGGCATTAAAATGTATGATTTGGTGGCAGGTGGCAAAACCTTGAAAAGTTCTTACTATCTCTCGAAAAAGAATGCCTTGGAACTATTCCCCATGCTCAAAGGAAACGCCCTTTGTGGAGGAATCGTTTATTATGATGGTCAGCAAGATGATGCTAGAATGAACTTAGCTATAGCAATTACAGCTGCCCGAATGGGTGCTACTGTAGCTAATCACGTCAAAGTCACTAGtttgcttaaagaaaaaaatagtgaaGGCAGAGAGGTGATTTGCGGAGTTACTTGCAGGGATGAAATGACTGGGAAAACATGGTCAGTACCTACCAAATGTGTTATTAATGCCACCGGACCTTTCACCGATAGTATAAGGAAGATGGATAATCCAAAAGTCAAGGAAATCTGTTCACCTAGTAGTGGGGTGCATATCACTCTTCCAG GTTACTACAGTCCTGAACAAATGGGTCTTCTAGATCCCGCTACTAGCGATGGAAGAGTTATTTTCTTCCTTCCGTGGCAGAAGCATACTATTGCTGGTACCACTGATCTTCCCTGTCAAGTTACTCACAATCCCAAGCCTACTGAGGACGAAATCATGTTCATTTTGGAAGAAGTCAAGAACTATTTGAACCCTGATGTTGAAG TTAGACGAGGTGATGTTCTATCAGCATGGAGTGGCATTAGGCCATTAGTATCTGATCCAAATAAGCCAGATACTCAATCTTTAGCAAGAAATCACATTGTCCATGTAAGTGATTCGAACTTAGTTACTATTGCTGGCGGAAAGTGGACCACTTATAGATCCATGGCTGAGGAAACTATTGATGCAGCAATTGCTG CGTGCAAATTGGAAGATATTTGCTCACAAAAGAAGTCCCAAACAGACGGTTTATTATTAGAAGGAGCCCACGAATGGACTCCAACTATGTATATCAGGCTAGTGCAAGATTTTGGCTTGGAATGCGAAGTGGCTCAACATCTGGCTAAGAGCTATGGAGACAGAGCTTTCGCAGTGGCTAAAATGGCCAATTTGACCGGCAAAAGGTGGCCTAtcattggtaaaaaaattcatcCAGAATTTCCTTATATAGACGCAGAAGTCAG GTATGGTTGTCGGGAATACGCTATGACCGCCATAGATATGATTGCTAGGAGAGTAAGATTGGCCTTCTTAAACGTACAAGCTGCTCAAGAGGCACTTCCTGATATCATTAATATTATGGCTGAGGAGTTGAATTGGTCAGAAG AtgagaaaaagaaacaaacaaaattagcAACTGAGTTTCTACAAAATGAGATGGGTCAAAACGTTAACAGGGCGAGTAGGGACAAGATTCCCATTAACTTGAGCAAAGAAGAAATTCAGCTTTATATTAAGAGGTTCCAAATTATTGACAAAGATAGAAAGGGTTATGTTTCTATTAACGATATTAGACGAAGTCTTAAG TCTCTTGGTATGAAACTAACAGACGAAGAGATTCACACTCTCTTAAGGGACATAAATTTAACTTTCAATGGTCAACTCGAAATGGCAGACTATTTACAA aTGATGTCAGCGATCAAGTCCGGTCATGTCACATATTCGAGATTTGCTAGAATGGCAGAGCTAGAAGAACAGAAGCACGAAAGGGAAATGTTGAAAAAGAATATCTCCGTCGAGAGAAGTGGTGGTGGTTTGTAA
- the LOC126744890 gene encoding glycerol-3-phosphate dehydrogenase, mitochondrial isoform X1 has translation MAAKVGKIAVLGLTGTAGAGLATYLLFKEQNENWPSVNAQKSSQRLKRPLPTRNEQIKSLQTDKFDIIVVGGGATGAGCALDAVTRGLKTALIEADDFASGTSSRSTKLIHGGVRYLQKAIMQLDYEQYRMVKEALHERAAMLEQAPHLAHPLPIMLPVYTWWQVPYFWFGIKMYDLVAGGKTLKSSYYLSKKNALELFPMLKGNALCGGIVYYDGQQDDARMNLAIAITAARMGATVANHVKVTSLLKEKNSEGREVICGVTCRDEMTGKTWSVPTKCVINATGPFTDSIRKMDNPKVKEICSPSSGVHITLPGYYSPEQMGLLDPATSDGRVIFFLPWQKHTIAGTTDLPCQVTHNPKPTEDEIMFILEEVKNYLNPDVEVRRGDVLSAWSGIRPLVSDPNKPDTQSLARNHIVHVSDSNLVTIAGGKWTTYRSMAEETIDAAIAACKLEDICSQKKSQTDGLLLEGAHEWTPTMYIRLVQDFGLECEVAQHLAKSYGDRAFAVAKMANLTGKRWPIIGKKIHPEFPYIDAEVRYGCREYAMTAIDMIARRVRLAFLNVQAAQEALPDIINIMAEELNWSEDEKKKQTKLATEFLQNEMGQNVNRASRDKIPINLSKEEIQLYIKRFQIIDKDRKGYVSINDIRRSLKELDGKEVPGEELHEILREIDTNMNGQVELDEYLQMMSAIKSGHVTYSRFARMAELEEQKHEREMLKKNISVERSGGGL, from the exons atggcagccaaAGTTGGTAAAATTGCTGTACTAGGACTAACGGGCACCGCCGGAGCTGGTTTAGCCACATACCTATTGTTTAAAGAACAAAATGAAAAC TGGCCCTCGGTAAATGCCCAAAAATCCTCCCAAAGACTGAAGCGCCCGCTGCCGACGCGTAATGAACAAATTAAATCCCTACAAACTGACAAGTTTGACATTATTGTAGTAGGAGGGGGAGCTACCGGTGCGGGATGCGCCCTAGACGCGGTTACTAGAGGCTTAAAAACGGCCCTTATTGAAGCTGATGACTTTGCTAGCGGAACTAGTAGTAGGAGTACTAAGTTAATCCATGGAGGTGTaag aTATCTCCAGAAAGCCATTATGCAATTAGATTACGAGCAATATAGAATGGTAAAAGAGGCACTTCACGAAAGAGCGGCAATGCTGGAACAAGCTCCTCATCTAGCACACCCGTTACCCATTATGTTGCCTGTATATAC ttGGTGGCAAGTTCCATACTTCTGGTTCGGCATTAAAATGTATGATTTGGTGGCAGGTGGCAAAACCTTGAAAAGTTCTTACTATCTCTCGAAAAAGAATGCCTTGGAACTATTCCCCATGCTCAAAGGAAACGCCCTTTGTGGAGGAATCGTTTATTATGATGGTCAGCAAGATGATGCTAGAATGAACTTAGCTATAGCAATTACAGCTGCCCGAATGGGTGCTACTGTAGCTAATCACGTCAAAGTCACTAGtttgcttaaagaaaaaaatagtgaaGGCAGAGAGGTGATTTGCGGAGTTACTTGCAGGGATGAAATGACTGGGAAAACATGGTCAGTACCTACCAAATGTGTTATTAATGCCACCGGACCTTTCACCGATAGTATAAGGAAGATGGATAATCCAAAAGTCAAGGAAATCTGTTCACCTAGTAGTGGGGTGCATATCACTCTTCCAG GTTACTACAGTCCTGAACAAATGGGTCTTCTAGATCCCGCTACTAGCGATGGAAGAGTTATTTTCTTCCTTCCGTGGCAGAAGCATACTATTGCTGGTACCACTGATCTTCCCTGTCAAGTTACTCACAATCCCAAGCCTACTGAGGACGAAATCATGTTCATTTTGGAAGAAGTCAAGAACTATTTGAACCCTGATGTTGAAG TTAGACGAGGTGATGTTCTATCAGCATGGAGTGGCATTAGGCCATTAGTATCTGATCCAAATAAGCCAGATACTCAATCTTTAGCAAGAAATCACATTGTCCATGTAAGTGATTCGAACTTAGTTACTATTGCTGGCGGAAAGTGGACCACTTATAGATCCATGGCTGAGGAAACTATTGATGCAGCAATTGCTG CGTGCAAATTGGAAGATATTTGCTCACAAAAGAAGTCCCAAACAGACGGTTTATTATTAGAAGGAGCCCACGAATGGACTCCAACTATGTATATCAGGCTAGTGCAAGATTTTGGCTTGGAATGCGAAGTGGCTCAACATCTGGCTAAGAGCTATGGAGACAGAGCTTTCGCAGTGGCTAAAATGGCCAATTTGACCGGCAAAAGGTGGCCTAtcattggtaaaaaaattcatcCAGAATTTCCTTATATAGACGCAGAAGTCAG GTATGGTTGTCGGGAATACGCTATGACCGCCATAGATATGATTGCTAGGAGAGTAAGATTGGCCTTCTTAAACGTACAAGCTGCTCAAGAGGCACTTCCTGATATCATTAATATTATGGCTGAGGAGTTGAATTGGTCAGAAG AtgagaaaaagaaacaaacaaaattagcAACTGAGTTTCTACAAAATGAGATGGGTCAAAACGTTAACAGGGCGAGTAGGGACAAGATTCCCATTAACTTGAGCAAAGAAGAAATTCAGCTTTATATTAAGAGGTTCCAAATTATTGACAAAGATAGAAAGGGTTATGTTTCTATTAACGATATTAGACGAAGTCTTAAG GAGTTAGACGGCAAAGAAGTTCCCGGGGAGGAGTTACACGAAATTTTAAGAGAAATCGACACAAACATGAACGGACAGGTGGAGCTTGATGAGTATTTACAG aTGATGTCAGCGATCAAGTCCGGTCATGTCACATATTCGAGATTTGCTAGAATGGCAGAGCTAGAAGAACAGAAGCACGAAAGGGAAATGTTGAAAAAGAATATCTCCGTCGAGAGAAGTGGTGGTGGTTTGTAA